The Larus michahellis chromosome 23, bLarMic1.1, whole genome shotgun sequence genome segment tcctcccccaacCTGTGAGTGACGTCCATCACTGGAGTAATTTTGGAgcaggctcctcttcctcctccgctGAGCGGCTCTCTCCACCTGCCTGCAAAAGGGGAGGGACGCGGGTGAGACCCAACCtgtttccccccttctcccctctgcTGCCACGGCCTGGAATGCCACAGTCATCCTGGGGGCTCACAACATCCTCGCACCAGAAACGACCCAGCAGGTCTGGGGAGTTGTCAGATACCACCCACACCCGGAATACAACCCCGACACCGTGTCTAACGACATCATGCTGCTCAAGGCAAGGCGGTCCCGCAGCGGGTCGGCGGGTCGAGCGGGGCTGTGGGTCTGGCAGGGTCGGGGCAGAGCACGTCCACGCTGTCAGCTCCATCCGCAAACCACCAGGTGCCGTGGCCCCTGAGTGCTGGAGGCAGGCAGGaacaggagggagctgggagggaatGGTGGGCAGGGCTTGGAGCCACATGCCCTATTTGCAGCCGCTCGCCAGAGCTCGCAGCGCTGTGTGTCCCGCTAGACCTCCCCTACTTCTGCGCACAAAGCGTCCTTCAGCTGTTCTGCTCACCGCCTTCTCCAAAACCCCTGCTTTCTCCCAGCTGACGGCGAAGGCCACACTCAATGACTACGTCAAGACCATTCCACTGCCCAAGACCAGCAGCGACCTCCCCACGGGCACGAAGTGCAGCATAGCCGGCTGGGGCATGATCGATAACGACCAGGCGACCAACAGGCTCTTTGAAACCAAAGTCTCCATCTACAGCCGCAGGAAATGCATCCGCTTCTATCCGCATCTCAGCACCGGCATGGTCTGTGCCGGCAGCTTCCACGAGCTGAGGGATTCCAGCCAGGTAGGGGCTGCGATGGGCTGGGGGCTTGGCCGGGGGCTGGCTGGCTCCCATAGCAGGGGCCGCTGCTGGCACAGGCTCGGCTGGTTCCCAGGAGAGGTGACAAGCATTTGATTTGTGGCTCCCGTGAGGACTAGCTCTCTGGGTGCCCTGAAGCCACGGTCCagcgcagccccaggggctccgGGGTGGACGCACGGGGCAGGCGCAGCCGCAGATCCGGATCAGAGACATGGCCCTGCTGGCGGTGCCTGGGCAGGGACGGACCAAGAAACCTGTTCCCACAGGGAAGAGACCTCTAAAACCAGCCTCTCATCTGTCCTCAGGGAGATTCTGGTGGGCCCCTGGTATGCAAGAAGGTGGCACAAGGCATCGTTTCCTTCGGGCACAACAGCCCGCCCGGCGTCTACACCCGCATCTCCAACTACCTGCCCTGGAtcaaaaaaatcatgaagaagtagcagcagcagcagcagcatttgctCCAGCATCGGTGCGGCCCTGGAGACTGCgctgttttccttcctgccccTGCCGAAGGCTTgactccctcctctctcctcggGAACCCGAGTCACCCCATCAGCGCACACAAGGGTCCCCTTCTTTCTGTTCGGAGGCTGCTGGCTGTCCCACTCGCTGCCCATCTCGGGCAGCCAGCTCAGGGCCGCGTTAAATCCCCTGGCAGAAGCGGGGATCGTCCCAGGTGGCACCGAAAAAGGCTGTGCTACAACGGACCCCATTTCCTTCCGAGATAACCCCGTCCCTGCTTGAACCTTACCGCACTTCAGACACCCACAGTAAACTCAGAGCTGCGCTTCCCCGTGTACGTCTTATTTCCCGTACCTTGCCCcggggagaaaggaggggggtCTGGGTGGTGAAAGCGGGGGGTCAGCCCGTTGGGATAGGGGTGGTCACAGCCCTGCACCCACCGAACCGCTGGCACACGCTGGGGACGAGAGCGACGGTCGCCCTTCCAGGGGTCACGGGGACGAGTGTgttgcaggaggaggaactgcCCGGGTAAAAGTGGGCTGGGAAAAGTGACGCGCGCACACCCCGCGCACCGACTTCAGCGACGCCAGCAcctgcctgggagcagctgaCAGCCAGGGTCTGGTGTGCCAGCAGGTACCAGGGGTCAAAAGCTGCCATTCCCTGCGAAGCGATGACTGTCCCCTCTGCAGGGACGTCACCCTCGCCTGGGAGATGTTGCACCCTAGGACACAGGGCGGCAAGGACAGCAGGCTGTGTCATGGGGAAACCAGGCTAATCTTTTCATCTGTTTTAGCTGTAAGAGGCACCAGTAGGTGAAGGGAGCTGAACTTTTTGTGGACTGTGCTGTTTCTGTCCCCACCGCCTCGGGCATAGGGCAGGCGGTGGCTGagatcccagggatggggctttaGGATCCCAGAGAGGTGACATACTCCAGGCCCCAGCTTGttgcacaccagcgctttcagCCTTTGCCTCTGCTGTTCTCCAGCAGCCACAGTCCTCCATCTCCTGAACAGCAACACGACGTCCTGGGTACAGACATGGATACGGTCTCTGAAAGGGTTGATAAAGGACCTGGGCTCACCGAAGCGCCTGACCCCATgccacctcctcctttcctcccatgCCAGCTGTAGCGGGAGAGCCCGGCTCTCCCTGGAGAAGGCAAGGGCAAGCCCCAGCTGGGAGCCGTCTGCTGTGGAGCTCACGACTCTCCCCTCAGCCGAGCGATGCTCAGAGATGAGCTTCTCCTCCCC includes the following:
- the LOC141734170 gene encoding LOW QUALITY PROTEIN: duodenase-1-like (The sequence of the model RefSeq protein was modified relative to this genomic sequence to represent the inferred CDS: substituted 1 base at 1 genomic stop codon), yielding MCQPQPPLLALLLLLSSCLCADGSALRDQIVGGHEAQPHSHPYMAYLKLGTSSCGGFLVAPDWVMTAAHCTGXVLLILGAHNILAPETTQQVWGVVRYHPHPEYNPDTVSNDIMLLKLTAKATLNDYVKTIPLPKTSSDLPTGTKCSIAGWGMIDNDQATNRLFETKVSIYSRRKCIRFYPHLSTGMVCAGSFHELRDSSQGDSGGPLVCKKVAQGIVSFGHNSPPGVYTRISNYLPWIKKIMKK